ATGCCCTTGGCGCGCAGCCTGCGCGCGGCACCGATCAGCTGGTCGCCGGTGGTGGGGACGGAGCCGACGCCGGCCCGCTCCAGCAGGGCGGTGTTGTAGGCGACGGGCCAGTTCGTGGCGAAGTACGGGAAGGCGCGCAGCCTGCCCTTGCTGTCGGTCCACGCCTCCAGGGCGGCGGGCAGGACGCGCTCGCGCAGCCCCCAGTCGTCGAGGTACCCCTTCACGTCGACGGTGGCGCCGACATCGGTCCAGGCCAGCGTCTTGTCGTAGAGGTTGACCATGACCACGTCCGGCTCCTTGCGGGCCAGCCGGGAGGTCTCGTACACCTGGGGAAGATCGTCGCCGTTGACGAGATTCTTGACCCGTAGGCCGGGGTTCTCGTCCTCGAACGTCTTCACGACGGCTTTGTAGGTGGGGGAGCCCGGTGCGGTGGTGCCGAGCTGGGTGTGCACGAGCAGAGTGCCGGGGTCGGAATCGGCCGAGGCGAGTGTGGAACAGCCGGACAGAGCGGGTATTGCGGTAGCGGCAGCGAGGCCGGAGCCTGCAGCGAGGAAACCGCGCCGACTCAGGGATGAGCGCACAGCGGGATGTCTCCAACCAGGACGTTAACCATGTGGTTAATCGATGTACCAGTGGGCTGCGAGAAACCTAAGGGCACTTGATTGAATGGTCAACCCCCGGTTGCGCATGCTGAAAACACGGACATATCGGGTGAGTTGAGGGTCGGTTTCGTGGAGTGGGAGGGCCACACGTCACGGGAACACGGCATGACCTGCTCACCCTCGGCTGCCGTCCGAACTGCCGGTCAGCGAACGCCCCGAAGGCGTACACCGACACCTCCTTCCCCCGCTGCGGGTGCAGTGGGGGAAGGAGCCGTCGGCCGGCCGGGGGACCACTCGCGTCAGCGGGTCCCGAACAGGGCGCGCCAGGTCTCCGGGCCGATGACGCCGTCGACCTGCACGTGGTGGTTCTTCTGGAAGGCGACCGCCGCCGACTTCGTATTCGAGCCGAACCTGCCGTCGACCGTGAGGCTGTAGCCGTACACCTTCAGCTGCGTCTGCGCTGCCTTCGCCGCCTTGCCCGACGAGCCGTACTGCACCGTCTTGATCAGCTTGGACCAGGTGTTCGGACCGATGATGCCGTCAGCGGCCAGGGACCGGGACTTCCCGAGCGACGTAGGACTTCGCGACCAGTTCCTCCACCAGAGCGCTCTTCGCCCTCGAGTAGTCCCGTCTACCCTGGCTGTCGGCACGGAACCGCTGTGCGAGGGCCACCTTCAACGCGCTGTAGCGCCGGACTTCATCGGGCCGCTGACGTAGGTAGTCACGGAGCAAGACGTGATCAAGGTGGGGTCTGGAGCCGGTGACCACGCCATACAGGTGATGTTCGGGAGCCGCAGGAGGGGCTTGAAAGGCATCCCGCCCTGGAATCCCCAGATCGCCTTCGTGCCGGTAGCCCAGCTCGGTGAGCCGGGAGATCAGCTCGGGCATGGTGGCGTCCTCGGCCACCACAATGTCGAGGTCGATGATCGGCTTGGCGGCACATCCGGGCACGGCTGTGCTTCCGACATGCTCGATGGATACAGCCAGGTCCGCGACGTGAGGCGCAAGCCGCTGCCGCAGGTCCTCAAACTGCTCGGGCCATCGGCGGTCGTAGTCGCCGACCACGATCATGCCAGTCATGCCAGTCAGTCTCGCAGGATCGCCAGGGCCCATCGAATCGCTCTGACGGCCCTGGCTATCGCGTACCAAGTCGTAAGCTGGAGCGCGGCCACGACCACCTCAGGCCAGCCCTGTGGCCGACCGGCCCACCCGCTTCAAAGGAGACCACACTGAGTACACGCGCCCTGCTGTGGTCGATTCCGATCGCAGCGTTCGTGCTGGGTCTGCCCTTGTTGACCGGCTGCGCCATCGACAAGGGCACGGCACTTGCCGCGGATTTCGAAGAACGCTGGGCCGGCACGCCGGACGTGGCACGTATCCGCACCACCAAGAACAACACGCTGCCCTTCAGCGGAACCTCGACCGGCACTCTGGTCCTTGAGGACGGCACTTCGGCCGACCGTGTGACCAAGCTGGCGGGCGAGATGAGGGAATACGTCGCCCGTCACAAGAAGATCACCGGCCGGCTCACGGCGGATGGCCTGACTTTCACGGTCGTCGCGGACGAGGGGCGTACCGGTGAGGTCCTGGCGCTATGGCGGTCATTGAAGGCCGACGAGCAGGTGACAGTCGCCGACATCCATGACGCGCCCTGGAAGGAAGCGACCGACCGCTGGCGGATCGAGGTCAACACGGTCGATGCCACCGGCGCATTGGCGGTGTTCAAGGACATGTACGCCGAGGGCGGTCGGCACCGGCCGCTCAACGGTGTCACGGTCCTGGAAGTCCGTGGACCGGGGCTGTTCGTGGAGACCGGCTTCAACGACCGTTACCCCACCGAGGCGGTCGCCGCGTACGAGGCGGTGCTCGCTCGGCACCCGGTCGTCGGCGCGAATCTGCGGCGGGACGCTGTATCGGGGTCGGCGGTGAGCATCGTTGTCGCCAAGAGCGCGGATCTGGACGATGCCCGCGAACTCGCCAGAAGGGCGGCGCCGAACCTCGGCGCCGCCGTCGAGGTCACGAGCAGCAGCGGCGACTGAGCTCTGGCTGTCCGCGGTGCCGGGCGTCGACGGGGTCGGGAGGCGGTCGGTGATCACGGGCTCTTGGATGTGGAGACGGCACGACGCTGCCGTCTGTGCCTGCTCCCCGGCATGGCCGACGGCTGCCGGGGGAGTGCGAACGGGTGCGGTGAACGACACCCGCTCACTCAACCCTCGGTGGGCGTGAGTTGTCGCCGCAGACTGGGTGGATGAACAACCGAACGATGACTGCCGCTGTTCTTTATCGGCATGGAGGTCCGGAGGCGCTCCAGCTACGGGAGGACTGGCCGCTACCAAGCGTGGGACCTGGGCAGGTTCTCGTGCGTGTTTCCGCGGCGGCCGTGAACAACACTGACGTATGGACCAGGCAAGGCGCGTACGGCTTGCCTGGTCGTCCCGAGGCGAAGGCCGGATGGCGGGGAGCAGTGGACTTTCCCCGCGTCCAGGGCGGCGACATCGCGGGAGTCATCAGCGAAACAGCCGAGGACGTGCCCGACGCATGGGTCGGTCGCCGGGTTCTCGTCGACCCCGCGTTCTACGCGGATGCGGGCGAGGATGCTGTGGCCGTCGGGCTGCTGGGCAGCGAAGCGGACGGCGGCTTCGCCTCCTACGTCGCGGTCGATGCCTCCCGTGTCCACGACATGAGTGCCTCCCCGCTCTCGGACCAGGAGCTCGCTGCGCTTCCAGTGGCCTACGGCACGGCGATGGGCATGCTGGAGCGGGCCCGCATCAGGAGCGGGGAGACGGTCCTGGTGACCGGCGCTTCCGGCGGTGTCGGACTCGCGCTCGTCCAGCTCGCCGCCGCACGCGGCGCACGCGTGGTGGCGCTCACCAGCGCATCCAAAGCGGCCTCACTGCGAGAGGCAGGCGCGACGGCCACACTCCTTCGGGAGACGGAACCAGCAGGACTGCAAAGCCAGTTGAAGGCAGTGGCGCCCGAGGGGCTGGATGCCGTCGCCGACGTTGCCGGCGGGCCGTGGCTTGAACAGCTCCTGCCCGCGATGCGCGACGGTGCTCGCTGGGCCATCGCCGGAGCGGTCGCCGGGGCCGTCATCACCTTCGACCTGCGTCGCCTGTACCTGCACAACCTCAGCCTCATCGGCTCCTCGATGCACACCCGCGCCCACTTCGCATCCTTGGCGGACCTGGCTCGCGTCGGCACCGTGCACCCGCGCATCGCCGCCAGCTATCGACTCACCGAACTCCACGCCGCCCAGGAGGAGTTCCTGCGCGGCACACACGTAGGAAAGATCACCATCACCCCGTGAGGATCGTCGGTACCCTTCCGTACGGGCCCTCGGTTCAGGCCCTTGCTGCGGCCCCTGCACACTCGGGCCGCTGGACACGGCGCATCCCGACGCTGTCCGTGTGCGGACCGGGCCGGGTCCGCCGCGAGCGGAGTGTCCGGCCCGGGATGCGGTGGAGGAGCGGCTCGTCGAGTACTCCGCGCACTGGCCTCTGATGCTCCCGGCCCGTGTCCGGCCCACCCGAAAGGGAGGCCGGACACGGTTCACCGGCTGGGAGTGGGTTACTTCTGCGTGCGGCCGAAGATCTCGGCCTCGGCCATATTGAGCTCCCCGGGAGTCTCGACAGCGAGCCATATCCGCACGTAGCGACCCTTGGCCGAGGTGTCGATGGTGGTCGGGCTTCCCGCCTGGTCGGCCTCGTGGTGGCTCCAGACTCCCGGCTTGCCGAGCTGGTCGGCCAGCGTCCCCGAGAAGGGCTCGTCGGACACCAGCACGTAGTAGTCCTTGAGCCGTCCCGAACAGCAGTCCGTCCGGTTGTAGATCTTGATCTGCTCCAGGTCCGCAGATGCCCCGAGGTCGACTTGCCACCAGGGCTGCGCCTCCTTGCCGCTGGTGGCGGAGAAGTCGAAGCGGTCACCGTTGACGGACTTCTCGGCGGTGAACGGGAACGCCCCGTCCCAGTTGTAGTCGGAGATCTGCGTCGCCGTCCTGCCCCGGGCGAGCTCGCGCAGTGGAGGCAACCCCATCGAATCGTCGTGCAGGTTCTGCACGCGGGTCACGAAGTCCGTGATGAAGGGATCACCGATCTGCACCTGGCCGAGCTGATGGTGCTCCACCGGGTCGACTGAGATCTTCGCTGCTTCGGCGGCACGGGCATCCATCGCATCGCGCTGCGCCGCGGCCGTCGAGGCGTCACCGGCCTCGATCGCGGCGAGCGTGTCGAGTCCGCGCTGCATCGCCTGTCCCCACAACTGCGTGGCATCCAGCCAGCGGGATGCGTCGGACAGGAACAGCTTGTCCGGCACACCGGCGCGAATCGTCGCCGGTGCTTTGGTGATCGCGGCCACGGTCGGCCGGAACTCGCGGATCGCCCGTGGTCCATCGGTCCCGTAGCCGTCCCAGAATCGGTCCAACTCGGCGCTGAGCAAAGGCGCCTGGGGCTGCCACGGCTCTGCCCCGAAGGTCGGCGCGGCGTGGTTCAGGTCGACGAACGTCTGGACCGCATCCGCCGTACGGGGGTCTCCGCCGGCCAGGTAGAGCGCGGCCTGTCGACCGGAGCGGGTCCGGTCGTATCCCCGGTCGTTCCACGAGAAGTCCGACATCGTGAAGACGGCGAGTTTACTGGCCGCCTCCTGGTTCATCGGGTTGGAGACGATCCCGCTCAGGTGGTCGGACAGTCCGCTCTCGCGCTTGTCGTAGGGCGCGAGCAACAGCCGCCCAGCGGTCCGGCCGAAGTCGTTGACCGGGTAGTTGTCCCAGACGAAGACCTTGCGTCCGAACAGCTCGGACGCCTCGGACGCCTGGGCGTTGGTGATCTCCTGCGGCACCACATCCGTCCCGGTCCACATCACCTGCACCGCAGGGTCGAGAGTGGACCGGATCGTCTGCTTGTACGCCGTGTCGGTGAGGTCGCCGTACTCCGTGGGCACCATCTGCAGGGGGTTCGCCCCGTCGCGCTCGGCGATGAAACCGCGCTGAACCTCGTTCAGCAGACCGACCTGCGCCGTGGCTGCCGCTCCTCGGCCAGGTGCCCCGAACTTCGTCTGGTCGCCTTCGCAGTTCCAGCGGGTGTAGCTGATGTCGTCCAGGGGGACGGAGAACGACCGCACGCCCACGTCGTACATCGCTTGCAGTTTCGCCGTCAGCGCCTTCGTGTCGTCCGGGTCGGAGTAACAGACGGAGGCACCGGGCGAGACGGCGAAGGTGAAGCGCACGTGGTTCGCTGTCGCGCGCTCGACCAGTGCCCGCAACTCGCCGAGCTTGTCCGCCGGGTAGGGCTCGCGCCACTTCTCGCGGTGGTACGGGTCGTCTTTCGGAGCGTACACATAGGTGTTGGACTTCACGTCACCGAGGAAGTCCATCTGGTCCAGGCGCTCGGCATTGGTCCACGGAGGTCCATAGAAGCCCTCGATACTGCCGCGCAGCGGCATCGACGGGTAGTCGGAGATGCCGGCTCCGGCGATCCGGCCTTCGTCCTCCGCATCATTGGTGACGAACAGCTGACGCAGTGTCTGAACGGCGTAGTACTGGCCGGTCGCGTCGGTGCCGCCCAGGGCCACTGTGGGCAGGCGCTCGGCGTTCCGGCCGACGCGCAGCGCGTAGCCCTCGCCGTGGTCGGGGACCGCGGTGCCCGCCAGGGCCCTGTCCAGGTCGGGGCGGGTGGCGGGCCCGAGCAGGAAGGTCAGCGGAGAGCGGCCGGACGCGTGGTCACGTACGTCGATTCGCTCCACGCCGTGCGCGCGCAGGGTGGCCAGGAGCAGTGAGCGTGCGGCGTCGTCGGTGTCGCTGCCGACAACGACTTCCGCCCTGCCGGTCAGGTTCACGTCGTTGCCCACGCGTGCCATGTGCTGCGGTGTCGGCGACACCATCGGGAGGGATTCCTGCGTTGCCGGTCCGGACTGCCGGTCGGCGGGCGCCGCGGGCGCGCCGAAAGCTTGAGGGGTTGTGGCTATCGCTGTGACCGTCAGCAGGGTGGCGACAGCTCTCACGAGTCGGTACATGCGTCCTCCGGGGTGACGAGAGGTTGCGCTTACTTGTTCGGTTACTCGCATCTTCAATCAGATGCACGCAATGAACGGACACCGAGTGGAGTAGACCACCGGGTGAACCTCTGTGGCTACCCTCGTTCAGCAGGCGATTGCCGAGACCCTTTCGATGACGCCCTCCGCCCCCGAGCTCCCTGCCCCGGGCCGAGGCGCGGCTTCGCAACTCACCGAACCAGTACGGCCCTTCCCGCTTCGCGCACGGTGGTCTGCAACCCGGTCATCGCCTTCGCCGAGATGGGCCGGGCGCTGGGTGCTCCTAAGGGTTCGGTGCACGGTTCTGTCCAGGGGTTGCCGGCGAAGGGGCGTACGACCTCACCTTGGCCAGTGGACACACCCGGGCCGGGCAGGTGAGGCAGGCGGGACCTGGGGACAGCGTCGCGACGGCCGTCCCCATCCGCCAGGCAGCCGGCATGAGGCGCCGAGAGGAGAAGCTGCACGCGACGCTTCTCCAGCACGTCGAGAGGCGGACCGTCGCTCGCGAGGAGGTCGGTGAGGCCGGGCATCACGGGAGTGGCACACCTGACCCCGCTTCCGGCCGAGACGCCGATGTTCTGTCAGGGCTGAATGGGCCGTGTCGGGTCGGTCTTCACGCCGGGGGACCGGGTGGGCTGGGGCGCGGTCATGTCGAGCAGGAGCATGGCGTCGTGATCCGCAGTGTCCGGTTCGGCGGTGTAGGCGCCGAGGCGTTGGCCAGGCGTGCCTTCGAGATTCATGCTCTGTCCGCTGAGAGTCAGGATGCCGACCTGCGGGTGGTGGAAGGTCTTCTGGATCTTCTTGCGTCCGATGACCTCGTAGCGTTCCCAGAGTTTGGCGAAGTCGGGGCTCTTGAGCAGAAGCTCTCCGACCAGGCTGGTGAGGTCCGGGGCATCAGGGTTGGTACCGGCCTCGGCGCGCAGGCGGGCGACGCACGTACGGACCTGGGTCTCCCAGTCGGGGAACAGCTCGTGTGCCGTCGGGTGGAGGAACAGGTAGCGGGCCAGGTTGCGCTGCTTGGCCGGCCAGTCGCCGAGCCCTGCGTAAAGGGCGAGGCCGGCGGGGTTCCAGGCGAGGAGGTCCATGCTGCGGCTGACGATGTAGGCGGGGTTGGGCCGCATCGTCTCCAAGAGGAGCTTCAGGTGGGGGCGCACGGTCCGGGCGGGTGGGGGAGGCGGTTCGGGTGCGTAGTGCGCCGCGCGGGCGGCGAGCTCCCGGAGGTGGTGGTGTTCGTCGTCGTCGAGGTTGAGGGCGCGGGCGAGAGCATCGACGACGCCGGGACTGGGCCGGGTCTCCTTTCCGCGTTCGATGCGGGTGTAGTAGTCGATGCTGACTCCGGCGAGGGTGGCCAGTTCTTCGCGGCGGAGCCCGGGGGTGCGACGGGTACCGGGGCCCGGAGTGAGGCCCGCGCTCTGAGGGCTGGTCTGGGTGCGGCGAGCGCGCAGGAAGCGCGCCAGTTCGTCGCCACTGATGTGATGCTCGCGTGCCATAAATCCAGTGTCGCAATGGTGCCCTCGGAGCGGAATCCGCGAGGGGGGCCGTGTCATACCCCCCAAGGAAGCCGACGCGCTTGTGGTCGACGGCGTGGGCGCACTGACCGACCGGCTGGGCGCCGCACCCGCCAGTGAGGGCCTGGAGGGTGCGGCTGGTTCGGCCGGGGCCTCTCGTTTGGATCATGCCGGGCTCGCGGGGGCCGGTGCGCACTTCTGCGGCGCTGTCGTCCAGTACCAACACTCCGCGGCCCCTCCGCCGTGCAGCTGACGGCGCGCTCCGCCCGTGCAGTGGCCGGTTGCGGACGGCAGCTGCCGGGCGGGCCGCTTTGCCCGCGGCGTTGAGCCACGCCTCTGCCCCGGGGCAAGCCAGGGCCCCGGGGAGAGTCCTGTTCGCCCGGCTTGATCACGCGTCCGTGTGGCAGGGTCAGGTCCGGTTCAGGATCAGAGTTCAGCTGGTGGCAGGCCCAGGTGGTCGTGCAGTGCCCGGCGGCCGACGGGTGTCACGAGGAGGGCGCGGCTGGTTCCGATGCGCGTCATCCACCCGGTGGCAAGTGCGTGGGCGGACAGGGCGGCGCCCACCGCGCCGGCCAGGTGGGGACGGCGCTCGGTCCAGTCGAGGCAGGCGCGCACCGGTGGCCGGCGTGAGCCGACGGGCACCGTGATGCCGACCTCGGCAAGCCAGAGGGCGCCCTTGCCGGTCAGGCCCGGCTCGGGCCCCCACTCCAGGAGTCCGTGTTCGACCATCGCGTCGGTGATAGCCAGCGCGGTGGTTCCGGCCAGGTGGTCGTAGCACAGCCGGACGCGGGCCAGTGCCTGCTGCCGGCCGGAGGCCGCCAGCGAGCGTGGCCGGGGGCTGTGCTTCGGGGCCAGCACGGCAAGGCTCTCGATCAGTTCGACCACTCTGCGGTCGGCCACCCGTACGTAGCGGTGGCGTCCGTGCCGCTCCTCGACGAGGAGTCCGCCGTTCACGAGCAGGTTCAGGTGCGAGGTCGCGGTGGACGGTGCGACTCCGGCGTAGCGCGCGAGCTCGTTCGCCGTCCACGCCCGGCCGTCGAGCAGTGCGAGGCAGAAGGCGGCCCGGGTGTTGTCGGCCACCAGTTTGGCCACGCCCGCCAGGTCCACACCCACATCCTGGTCTGCGCGCTGAATGTCCACGGTGCCCATTGTCGCCGACGTCCCTTCGACGTCCGTCGAAGCGTCCGGGTCCTAGCGTCGGCTCGTGCGCCGGGCTCACCGGCCCTGCACCCGCATCCGCTCACGTACTGGAGCAACCATGCCTGCGTCCGACACTGCCGTCACCGCCTCCCACCAGCCCAAACCCCGGACGGACTGGGTGCTCACCGACTCCCCCCTATCGGAGGACGTCGCGGCAATCTCCGACGCGCTGGACCGCTTCAACATCGAACACACGGGAATCGCCGACCGCAGACCTCTGGCCGTCCTGGTCCGTGATCCCGAAACGCGCCAGGTGGTCGGCGGACTGACCGGGCGTACCTCGCTCGGGCTGTTCTTCCTCGACCTCTTCTACCTGCCGCCCCGGCTGCGTGGTAGCGGGCTGGGAACAGAGCTACTCCGGCAGGCCGAGGACGAGGCTCGTGCCCGTGGCTGCCGTATGGCCGTGCTCTACACGATCACCTTCCAGGCCCCCGGCTTCTACCAGAACCACGGTTGGAAGCGGCTCGGAGAGGTGCCCTGCGATCCGCCAGGCACCAGCCGCGTCTTCATGACCAAGGAACTCACGGCACCGACCGGTGAACCAACCCGGTTCCGGTAAGGTCGCCGTGCTCGTTGCACCATCATCTGATCCGTCCGCTCCGCACTTGCCACAGGCCGCGTTTGGAGCGTCACGGCCCGAGGTGGTGGTGCCGTCCGGTCTGCTCGACGCACTGGCCCAGGCGCCAGATCCGGGGAATCCGCGTGGGGTGCGGTTCCGGCTGGCAACGCTGCTCGCGGTCGGCGTATGTGCACTCACCAGCGCCGGACACAACTCCCTAACCGCCATTGCCGAGTGGGTACGCCGCTGCGACCAGGATGTCCTGGCCCGGCTGGGCTGCCCCTTCGACCCCTTTACCGGCCGGTTCAAGGCTCCGGGCGAGCGCACTTTGCGCGACGTATTTGCCCGTGTCGACCCCGCGATACTCACCGCCGCCGGTTTCACCAGGCTCACCACACTCCAGGCCCGCCCGATATCCGCAACAACCCCGGACGGGACCGTAGAGCGCGAACAGCGCCGCGTCCACTGCACCGCCCAGCACGAGACGGACCCGCCGCAACCACGTCGTACGGCCTTCGCCGTGGACGGCAAATGCCTACGCGGAGCCGTCCGTGCGGACGGCAGCCGCGTCTTCGTCCTGTCCGCAGTGCGCCACCACGATGCGTTGACCGCCGCTCTACGCGAGATCGGTGCGAAGACGAACGAGATCCCCGAGTTCGCTCCGCTGCTGGACACCCTCGATGATCAGGATCTGGCCGGCTCCGTCGTCACCGTCGACGCCCTGCATGCCCAGACGAGTCACGCTCGCTACCTTGTCGAGGACCGCCAGGCCCACTACCTGCTGTCGGTGAAGAACAACCAGCCCACCCTGGCCCGTCAGTTGACCAAACTGCCCTGGAAGCAGGTACCGGTCCTCGATCAGTCCCGCGACCGCGGGCACGGCCGGGAGGAGGTCCGCGAGGCGAAGGTGGTGAGCGTGGACGGACTGCTGTTCCCCCATGCCCGCCAGATTGTTCGCATCCACCGCAAACGCCGCCGAATCGGGACATCGAAGTGGCAGACCGAGATTGTCTACGCCGTCACCGATCTCGCGACCTATCAGGCGTCTCCCGCTGAGATCGC
The Streptomyces sp. NBC_00234 DNA segment above includes these coding regions:
- a CDS encoding GrpB family protein; translation: MTGMIVVGDYDRRWPEQFEDLRQRLAPHVADLAVSIEHVGSTAVPGCAAKPIIDLDIVVAEDATMPELISRLTELGYRHEGDLGIPGRDAFQAPPAAPEHHLYGVVTGSRPHLDHVLLRDYLRQRPDEVRRYSALKVALAQRFRADSQGRRDYSRAKSALVEELVAKSYVAREVPVPGR
- a CDS encoding helix-turn-helix transcriptional regulator — protein: MAREHHISGDELARFLRARRTQTSPQSAGLTPGPGTRRTPGLRREELATLAGVSIDYYTRIERGKETRPSPGVVDALARALNLDDDEHHHLRELAARAAHYAPEPPPPPARTVRPHLKLLLETMRPNPAYIVSRSMDLLAWNPAGLALYAGLGDWPAKQRNLARYLFLHPTAHELFPDWETQVRTCVARLRAEAGTNPDAPDLTSLVGELLLKSPDFAKLWERYEVIGRKKIQKTFHHPQVGILTLSGQSMNLEGTPGQRLGAYTAEPDTADHDAMLLLDMTAPQPTRSPGVKTDPTRPIQP
- a CDS encoding peptidoglycan-binding domain-containing protein; this encodes MQYGSSGKAAKAAQTQLKVYGYSLTVDGRFGSNTKSAAVAFQKNHHVQVDGVIGPETWRALFGTR
- a CDS encoding beta-N-acetylglucosaminidase domain-containing protein codes for the protein MYRLVRAVATLLTVTAIATTPQAFGAPAAPADRQSGPATQESLPMVSPTPQHMARVGNDVNLTGRAEVVVGSDTDDAARSLLLATLRAHGVERIDVRDHASGRSPLTFLLGPATRPDLDRALAGTAVPDHGEGYALRVGRNAERLPTVALGGTDATGQYYAVQTLRQLFVTNDAEDEGRIAGAGISDYPSMPLRGSIEGFYGPPWTNAERLDQMDFLGDVKSNTYVYAPKDDPYHREKWREPYPADKLGELRALVERATANHVRFTFAVSPGASVCYSDPDDTKALTAKLQAMYDVGVRSFSVPLDDISYTRWNCEGDQTKFGAPGRGAAATAQVGLLNEVQRGFIAERDGANPLQMVPTEYGDLTDTAYKQTIRSTLDPAVQVMWTGTDVVPQEITNAQASEASELFGRKVFVWDNYPVNDFGRTAGRLLLAPYDKRESGLSDHLSGIVSNPMNQEAASKLAVFTMSDFSWNDRGYDRTRSGRQAALYLAGGDPRTADAVQTFVDLNHAAPTFGAEPWQPQAPLLSAELDRFWDGYGTDGPRAIREFRPTVAAITKAPATIRAGVPDKLFLSDASRWLDATQLWGQAMQRGLDTLAAIEAGDASTAAAQRDAMDARAAEAAKISVDPVEHHQLGQVQIGDPFITDFVTRVQNLHDDSMGLPPLRELARGRTATQISDYNWDGAFPFTAEKSVNGDRFDFSATSGKEAQPWWQVDLGASADLEQIKIYNRTDCCSGRLKDYYVLVSDEPFSGTLADQLGKPGVWSHHEADQAGSPTTIDTSAKGRYVRIWLAVETPGELNMAEAEIFGRTQK
- a CDS encoding ArsR/SmtB family transcription factor, with amino-acid sequence MGTVDIQRADQDVGVDLAGVAKLVADNTRAAFCLALLDGRAWTANELARYAGVAPSTATSHLNLLVNGGLLVEERHGRHRYVRVADRRVVELIESLAVLAPKHSPRPRSLAASGRQQALARVRLCYDHLAGTTALAITDAMVEHGLLEWGPEPGLTGKGALWLAEVGITVPVGSRRPPVRACLDWTERRPHLAGAVGAALSAHALATGWMTRIGTSRALLVTPVGRRALHDHLGLPPAEL
- a CDS encoding GNAT family N-acetyltransferase codes for the protein MPASDTAVTASHQPKPRTDWVLTDSPLSEDVAAISDALDRFNIEHTGIADRRPLAVLVRDPETRQVVGGLTGRTSLGLFFLDLFYLPPRLRGSGLGTELLRQAEDEARARGCRMAVLYTITFQAPGFYQNHGWKRLGEVPCDPPGTSRVFMTKELTAPTGEPTRFR
- a CDS encoding zinc-binding dehydrogenase, with product MTAAVLYRHGGPEALQLREDWPLPSVGPGQVLVRVSAAAVNNTDVWTRQGAYGLPGRPEAKAGWRGAVDFPRVQGGDIAGVISETAEDVPDAWVGRRVLVDPAFYADAGEDAVAVGLLGSEADGGFASYVAVDASRVHDMSASPLSDQELAALPVAYGTAMGMLERARIRSGETVLVTGASGGVGLALVQLAAARGARVVALTSASKAASLREAGATATLLRETEPAGLQSQLKAVAPEGLDAVADVAGGPWLEQLLPAMRDGARWAIAGAVAGAVITFDLRRLYLHNLSLIGSSMHTRAHFASLADLARVGTVHPRIAASYRLTELHAAQEEFLRGTHVGKITITP